The stretch of DNA AGAAGGAGCTTGTTTACCCTCCCCTCTTACCCCTGCTTTTATTCCTTATGTCCCCATCAAATCCAGCTGTCCCTCTGGGCACCATCTCCCAGGGTCTGCCTCACcctctcccctccttgcctctGTGTCAATTTATTCTGACTGGCTCATTAATTCATTTTGCTCGTTAACCAAAAGAAATCTCACCAACGATAACGAGTTTTAATACAAATTAATTCTTCTgggccagccccatcctgtcacCCTCACACCGTGGCCATCTTCAGAACAAGTCACCCTCAGCAGATCTCAGCGGGTGCAGCTCTTAGAAAGCCCCAGCACATCCATCCTTATTTACACACCAaactccccctttccttttttaattAGAGCAGGATAATTAACGCAGCACCGTGCTGTTCCCTCCTTTTCCCGCCCCCATCCACACCAGCGGTGTGAGGGCGTTTCTCCCGCTGGCCATGATCAACACCCGCCCTGCTGAGGGCACCGCGGGACCCTCTCCTCTGGCTGAGCTCCAGAGAGCACAAAATCCACCATTTCCCTCCTTCTCCCTGCCAACACCAGCTGCTCTGGCCCTTGCCCGGCAGCATCATCTAGTGGCCATGGCCTCCACACATGGAATTGTAGGATCGGGAATATCCCGAGCTGGATCATCCCAGCCCGTCCTGGGATCCCGTCCGGctccaaacaccccaaacccccgcCCTGGGCATCCCTCAGAGCGCTGTCCCTATAGTCCGGCAGCTTTGGGGTCGTGCCCATCCTGTGGGCAGGCCGAGCACCGGTTGGGGTTGCTTCAGGCTGATATtaaatgataataatgataaataaagttcTGGACACGTGGCGGTGCGAGGATAACGGGGCAGCGCCGGGCGGGCTGTGCGGCTGAGGGGAACGAGGAGGATCCGCCCGGAAACACCCGTGCCGGGGGTGCCGGGAGCTCCAGAGGTGGGGCGGCCACGTTTTGGGGCGATTTTAGGGTGATTTGGGGGCGTTTCGCGGACCGGGAGCCCCGCGAAGAGAAGCGAAGCGCGGCGCCGGCGAAGTTTGGCCGCTGCGCCGCCCCGTCCGTCGCCACGGCAACCGGCGCGCCCGCCATGGCGGCGCCCAGCGTGTTCCTGCTGGCCGTGAGCGGCGAGATCGAGAGCGGGGAGGTGCGGGAGAGCCGGGGACACCGCGGGACACACACCGGGACAGCGCGGAGGGAGGGGGGATCGCCCTGGGCCGGTCTCGGTCCCGGTGCTGCGGCCGCCCGCGCGGGATGAGAATCTGCTCCCATGATCCTGGCCCAAACCCAACCCATCCTCATCCCACCCAACCCTGCACACCCTGAGCTCCAAATTCAACCCATCCTCATCCCGCCCAACCCTGCACACCCTGAGCCCCAAACCCAACCCATCCTCATCCCACCCGACCCTGCACACCCTGAGCCCCAAACCCAACCCATCCTCATCCCGCCCGGCTCTGCACACCCTCAGCACCCCCATAACCCTGCCTGGCTTCATCTCCCTTAACCCATCCCTGTCTTAAACcctcccaaacccagcccagcctcATCCCCCTAACCCATCCCAGCCTCattccccaaacccatcccagccTCATTCCCCAAGCCCATCGAGTCTGTCCCAGTCTCGCTGGCACATCTGCCCTCAGCACCCTGACTCGGGCAGATCCTCACCCCCAGAAATTCCCAGTGAATTCCCAGtaatccctccctctctctctcccgcaGTTCCCGGGATTCGATGACCTCTACTGCAAGTTCTCCTTTGTCTACGGCCAGGACTGGGTCCCCACGGCGGTACCGCCCCTGTCCCCCCCCCgtgtcccgctgtccccagccccgggcTCGGCCCCAGGCTCACCCCCTGCTCcccgcagggcctggaggagggaATCTCGCAGATCACCTCCAAGAGCAGCGTCTCGCCCACCACGCTGGTCTGGAACTTCCCCATCGACATCACCTTCAAGAGCACCAACCCCTTCGGCTGTGAGTGCTGGGGGGGGTCTGGCCCTGGTGCCAAAGCTCCCCCTCACCCCCGTTTCCTTGCAGGGCCCCAGATTGTGCTCAGTGTCTACGGGCCTGACTTCTTTGGGCACGATGTGGTCAGGGGTTATGGAGCTGTGCATGTGCCCTTCGTGCCAGGCAGGTGagtgccagcctggcctgcagGGCTCAGACGCATCCTGGGCCGGTTATTCTGCTGTTCCTGAAACAGAAAAACTCCCAAAAATCTCCTCACTGTGCCCTGTCGGTTCACAGAGATTTTCTGGCAGAATTCTTTCATCATTAAATAAGTTTTGGTCATCCTGTAAAGCCCAAACTGGCCTGGAAAAAGGCCAGAAATGAAGGTCAGTTCCTCACacaataaattttcatttattggAGGATGGAATGGAAGAAAATCTGTTGTTCCTGTGCAAACAAACCCTTTCTGTGTGAAGGGAAATTTCCTGGTTTGTCAGGAATTCTGTGCCTTCATAAATACAAAAATCCTGAGGTTTTTTCATTCCTGAGGTTCTGGGCTCTCCTCTTTGTTTCAGgcacaaaagaaccattgccatgTTTGTCCCAGAGTCCACCTCGAGGCTGCAGCAGCTCACCAGGTAACAATTAATGACTTTCATTCATTAAGGAATTCATTTCTCTCCTGTTCTCAGCCACAAAGGCATTTGCAGCCACTCAGTGGTGCAGAGGTGTCACTGCTCTGTGCCATAACCAGCTTTGTGTTCTGGGGGTAAAAATCACATTTTCAGGTGCCTGGGTATTTTGTAAAGCTTTCATAAACATATtaactataatataatataatataatataatataatataatataatataatataatataatataatataatataatataatataatataatataatataatataatataatataatataatataatataatataatataatataatataatataatataatataatcacactatattatattttataatattatgtattataatattatatattgtatactattctatatagtatataatattatACAATAACATATTGtataatgatatataatataataatataatagacATACTAATTACCTGCTAACTGCACTAAATTACTGCCTGAATCTTCTTGGGGCTGTTTTGGAATGACAGCAACAGGAAGAGCAAACCCATGAAAAAACAATTCCCAAtccaatttttttaaagaaattcaaGGTGTCCAACCCTCAATGGTTCTCTGGGTGATTAAGAAGAATTTTTCAACAATATCTTTGCCACAGAAAGATTCTTCTAGCCCAGAAAAAAACCCTGGATTTAACAAATTCTGTATGAAACcagttacattttttttccttaaggcaaAACTTACCTTTGATTGAATTAGATCAATAAAGAGAATCAGGTTTCAAAACCCTCCTGGCAGTCTCACTGACATCCATCTCATAGCCTGGATCAATCTCAGCCACCCAATTCATTATTTTGTAATTTGCATTCATTATTTTGCATTTTGTATTCAATGATTTTATTTTGCATTCATAATTTTGTATTTTgcattcaatttgtattttaaattaattattgTGAACTCAATAATTTGTATTTGGAATTCATTAATTTGTATTTTGAATCCAAtaattttgtattttgtattCAACAATATGTTTTCTGtatttgttattttgtttttgtcTTCATTGTTTTGTATTCATTAATTTGAATTCATTAATTTGAATTTTGTATTCAatattttgtggtttttattCATTCATTTATACTTTGCATTCATTcatttgtgtttttctccaaGCTGGTTCACAGGGAGGCGCCCGGAATTCACCGACCCCAAGGTGGTGGcgcagggagagggaagggaaggtgagtcctggcagctcctgcctgctgccagggagCTCCTCGTGAATCCCTTTCATTAATCTTTAATTAATCTTTAATTAATCCCATCCCCTCCCCTGTGTGCAGTGACCAGGGTGCGCTCCCAGGGCTTTGTCACCATTTCCTTCAACGTGATCACCAAGGACCTTCACAAGCTGGGCTACGACGTGGGCCAGGGTCAGAGCCCcgggccccaggggctgcagggcctctgagccccccaaaaccccccaaaccccaggggctgcagggcctctgagccccccaaaccccaggggctgcagggcctctgagccccccaaaaccccaggggctgcagggcctctgagccccccaaaccccaggggctgcagggcctctgagccccccaaaccccagggGCGGCAgggcctctgagccccccaaaccccaggggctgcagggcctcTGAGACCTCCAAagccctggggcagcacaggggctgcagggactctgaacccccccaaatcccctcgaccccaggggctgcaggacctctgaaccccccaggggctgcagggcttctgagccccccaaaccccaggggctgcagggcctctgagccccccagaggGGCTACatgactcctgagccccccaaatccccagggcCTGCACAGcttctgagccccccaaaccccaggagctgcacagcctctgagccccccaaatctcctgggccccaggggctgcatggcttctgagccccccaaatcccctacacagcctctgagccccccaaaacccttctgagggaaaggaggagctgctccaactCAGTCACTCCAAAAAACACCAGCCCAGGAGGATCTGGGGTAACAACCAAGCCTGATCCTCCCAGCAAGGCTGAAGTGTTGTGGCAATTGATGTCATTGGTAACATTCAGTGTTTTATTGATAATTATTGTATTTTATTCAGTGTTTTTAGGGGTCAGGCTGTCTCAGAGTAAGGCCtgtaacaaaatatttttatagcaGCCTTTTGTACACCTTTTTATAGAATTAATGACACAGAAAGTTTAGAGCTGTAGCAGTTTCCCTGCAGTTAAAACTTTGCAAACCCAGTTTctcttcagtgatttttttttttttttggcaaatgaGGAATTGAAATTATTGCACCTTCCAAAAATGGTCCTGTGAAATGCATCCCCCTCTAAGCTTTTTTAGGCTGAATAAATAAACTCTGTTGTATCAATGGATTCATTTGTTTTTCTGCTGATAAAGGAGTTTCTTTGTTTGTGTCAGGATGTTTTTAAGCCCTAAATCATCTGAGCTCTGCTAAACTTAAAGGTAGAGGAGAAAAAGAAGTGTTTCAATGCCGTGACTAATTGCTGAGTCATTTTCCTGTTTAATTTTGGGCATGTAACCTCTTGTGTTTGACTGCAAATCCCAGGAGAACGACACCATCTCCCTAAAAGGGAGCTACCAAGACCTCCAAGTGTAGAAATCCCAGGAAAAACACCCAGGGTTTGAACCACAGATCCTCCAGGCCACAGCTCAACAAAACACCAGGGCAGAGATTGTTCTGATCCACAGTGGGATGGAATAAATTTAATTTCTGAGATCATAAGGTAGCCACTAGAACATTGCTGGGAGCAGCACACCTTTTATATGACATAGAAATACTTTTCCCAACGTATTTAAGGataatttttcatt from Melospiza melodia melodia isolate bMelMel2 chromosome 18, bMelMel2.pri, whole genome shotgun sequence encodes:
- the B9D1 gene encoding B9 domain-containing protein 1 isoform X2 gives rise to the protein MAAPSVFLLAVSGEIESGEFPGFDDLYCKFSFVYGQDWVPTAGLEEGISQITSKSSVSPTTLVWNFPIDITFKSTNPFGWPQIVLSVYGPDFFGHDVVRGYGAVHVPFVPGRHKRTIAMFVPESTSRLQQLTSWFTGRRPEFTDPKVVAQGEGREVTRVRSQGFVTISFNVITKDLHKLGYDVGQGQSPGPQGLQGL
- the B9D1 gene encoding B9 domain-containing protein 1 isoform X1, with the translated sequence MAAPSVFLLAVSGEIESGEFPGFDDLYCKFSFVYGQDWVPTAGLEEGISQITSKSSVSPTTLVWNFPIDITFKSTNPFGCECWGGSGPGAKAPPHPRFLAGPQIVLSVYGPDFFGHDVVRGYGAVHVPFVPGRHKRTIAMFVPESTSRLQQLTSWFTGRRPEFTDPKVVAQGEGREVTRVRSQGFVTISFNVITKDLHKLGYDVGQGQSPGPQGLQGL